A stretch of DNA from Jiangella alba:
GCGTGGCGCCGAGACCGTCGATCAGCAGCGACGTCCACACGTCGTTCGCGCTCTGGCCGAGCGGCGGGTCGGTGAAGACCTGCCAGCGCTCCGGGTCCCACTGGCCGCGGGAGTCGAGCTGCCGGTAGGCGAGGTAGCCCAGGCCGAGCAGGAGCAGCGCGCCGAGGATCGAGTAGATCGTCGTCCGGCGGCGGGTGCGGGGGCCGGGGGCGTCGTACAGGATGGAACTCATCGGGCGAACGCCACCTTCCGCTCGACGTATCCGGCGAGGATTCCGGCCGGAATGGTGATGATCAGGTAGAAGGCCGCGATACCGATCAGCACGGGGATGATGTCGGTCGGGTGTGCGTTCGTGAGCTGCCGGGCGACGCCGAACAGCTCGGCGACGAAGAACCCGCCGGCGACGGAGCTGTTCTTCGTCAGCGCGATGAAGATGTTGATCAGCGGCGGGATGACGGTGCGGAACGCCTGCGGCAGCACCACCAGCCGCAGCGTCTGCGGGAACGTCAGCCCGATGGCGCGCGACGCCTCGGCCTGGCCCAGCCCGACGCTGTTGATGCCGGAGCGCACCGCCTCGCACACGAACGCCGCCGTGTACGTCGACAGAGCCACCACGGCGGGCGCGAAGAAGTCCGACGGCGTCCAGCCCAGCTGCGGCGCCACGAACACGAAGAAGATGAAGACCAGCGTGAGCGGGGTGTTCCGCACGATCTCGACGTACGCGGTGCCGAACCACCGCAGCGTCGGCACCGGCGACACCCGGAAGGCGCCGAGGATCGTCCCCACCACCAGCGCGATGACGGCGGACAGCAGGGTGAGCGCGAGTGTGGTGGTGAACCCCTCCCAGTAGAGCGGGAGCTCGTCGATCACGGTGTCCATCAGGCAGCCCTTCTCGGACGGTCGGACTCAGAACGGATGGACCGCCGCCAGGCGTTGGCGGCGGTCCATCCGATGCGGGCCGTCAGTAGCGGTCGACCTGCGGCGGCTCCGGCGTCTCGAGGACCGCGCCCGCGGTCTCCTCCCACGCCTCGGCCCAGCGGCCGTCCTCGTAGGAGGCCTCGAGGACGTCGTTGATCCAGTTGCGGAACTCGGTGTCGCCGAGCGCCAGGCCGATGCCGTACGGCTCTTCCGTGAAGGTGTCGCCGACCAGCTTGAACTCGCCCGGGTTCTGGTCGACGAAGCCGGACAGGATGACGTTGTCGGTGGTGACGGCGTCGACCTGGCCGTTGCGCAGCGGCTCGAGGCAGTCGGAGTAGGCGCCGGTCGGGAACAGCACCGCCTCCGGGTAGTTGGTGCGGATGTTCTCGGCCGGCGTGGAGCCCTCGACCGAGCAGACGTTGCGGCCGGCGAGGTCGTCGGGGCCGTTGATGTCCTCGTTCGACTCGAGCACCATGATCGTCTGGCCGGCGTTGAAGTACGGGCCGGCGAAGTCGACCAGCTGCTTGCGCTCGTCGTTGATCGTGTAGGTGGCCACGACGATGTCGACCTGGCCGTCCTGGATGAACGGCTCGCGGTTGGCGGACACCGTCTCGACCCAGTTGATGTTGTCTTCGCTGATGCCGAGCTCGGTGGCGATGATCTTGGCGATCTCGACGTCGAAGCCGACGGGTGTGCCGTCGGGGCCGACCAGGCCGAACAGCGGCTGGTCGAACTTGGTGCCGACGGTGA
This window harbors:
- a CDS encoding amino acid ABC transporter permease; the encoded protein is MDTVIDELPLYWEGFTTTLALTLLSAVIALVVGTILGAFRVSPVPTLRWFGTAYVEIVRNTPLTLVFIFFVFVAPQLGWTPSDFFAPAVVALSTYTAAFVCEAVRSGINSVGLGQAEASRAIGLTFPQTLRLVVLPQAFRTVIPPLINIFIALTKNSSVAGGFFVAELFGVARQLTNAHPTDIIPVLIGIAAFYLIITIPAGILAGYVERKVAFAR
- a CDS encoding glutamate ABC transporter substrate-binding protein; the protein is MRTTRPRLRRFSALAATALSATLVLAACGDDDGDDGGDGGSEPTAEAGDFPDGSTMAELAEAGEITVGTKFDQPLFGLVGPDGTPVGFDVEIAKIIATELGISEDNINWVETVSANREPFIQDGQVDIVVATYTINDERKQLVDFAGPYFNAGQTIMVLESNEDINGPDDLAGRNVCSVEGSTPAENIRTNYPEAVLFPTGAYSDCLEPLRNGQVDAVTTDNVILSGFVDQNPGEFKLVGDTFTEEPYGIGLALGDTEFRNWINDVLEASYEDGRWAEAWEETAGAVLETPEPPQVDRY